The genomic window GAGCCATCGGCAGGGTGACTTCGCGGGCAGCAATGCCCTGTTTGTGAGCCTGCTCTAGCGTCATCCCTACCCGACCTACTTGCGGCTCTGTGTAGACGGCATAGCCTAAGACCCGATCATTGCGTGTCCGGTGTTCGCCACACAGAATGGCTTTCAAGCGGCGATAGTCTTCCCAAGAAACATGGGTAAAAGCAGGCTGTTTAGCAACATCTCCGATCGCATAAATTCCAGAATGAGTAGTCTCAAAGCGATCGTTGATTTTAATAAACCCTTGTGCGTCTAATTCAACACCTGTCACGGCAGAATTTAATGCCCCAGTATTCGGTTTGCGCCCAGTTGCAATCAGCAATGCTTCCCCATCTAGTACTTCACCATTATTCAGCGTTAGGGTAAACACACCGTTAGTGTAAGCAACCTGCTGAACCGTCACATTGAAATGTAGTCTTATCCCGTCTTGCTCAAAGGCATCAGCAAGCACAGCACTAATACCATTTCACGAAAAGCCTGATACAAATAGCGCCTGCAAAATAAAATTCCACCCACCAATAGATTTGACTTGAGAAGCTGTCAATTTATCGAACTGTTCCCATACAGCTTTTCGCAACTCATCTAACGTCTGAAAACATTCCCATTTCAAAGTTTTTTTAATCTCTTTCCATAATCTTTCAATTGGGTTAACTTCCGGTGTATGTGGAGGCTGAAACAAAAGAATTATATTTTCTGGTACTTGCAAGTAATTACTGAAGTGAAATGCCCCATTATCTACTTGAATAATATGTATTTCCTCTGGATATAAGGCGGAAAATTTTTCTAAAAATATTTCAAAGCACATCGTATCTAAATGTGTAAAGTCTAGAACGAAGTTCTCTCCTGTTAATGGCTCTATAACTCCATATATATAAAAGTTATCTATGCATCCATTGCGTAAATCCAACTGGTTTTACTCCCGGAGCGTGTGATTAATCTTCCCGTTAAAGTTTGAAGACCAAATCTGCTTTCATCTCCGCACCAATAACGCACTTTACGTTTGTCCATTGGTGATATTAAGTACTTCTTTATTAGTTCAAGCCACGATGGCAGTTTTTTTTAAAGTCTTCTTCTACACCAACGTTCTGTTTCACACTACGTGGACGAGGTGCTTTCAATTTCGCTTTTAGCTTGTAGTGTACGACTTTATACGAGGCTTTAATACCTTCCGAGGCTAAAAGCCATCTTTGTACTTCCTCATAGCTTTTAAATCCTTGTGGATCTTTGAGTTCTTCTTTTGTGTGCGATCGCACATCCATTCGAACGATTTTCGGTCTTCCTGGACTCTTTTTTTGTGTCAGCAGACTGTTTAAACCTGATTGTCTGTATCGTTTTAGCCATCTGTGTACCGTTATACGTGACCTACCTAACAGTACTGCTAAGTGTTGTACCGTTTCCACTTGACCCGTT from Tolypothrix sp. NIES-4075 includes these protein-coding regions:
- a CDS encoding helix-turn-helix domain-containing protein, translating into MCRVLKLEIRETLSELQELLRKQKTALGKERVQALYLLKTGQVETVQHLAVLLGRSRITVHRWLKRYRQSGLNSLLTQKKSPGRPKIVRMDVRSHTKEELKDPQGFKSYEEVQRWLLASEGIKASYKVVHYKLKAKLKAPRPRSVKQNVGVEEDFKKNCHRGLN
- a CDS encoding transposase, translated to MDLRNGCIDNFYIYGVIEPLTGENFVLDFTHLDTMCFEIFLEKFSALYPEEIHIIQVDNGAFHFSNYLQVPENIILLFQPPHTPEVNPIERLWKEIKKTLKWECFQTLDELRKAVWEQFDKLTASQVKSIGGWNFILQALFVSGFS
- a CDS encoding FAD-dependent oxidoreductase — protein: MLADAFEQDGIRLHFNVTVQQVAYTNGVFTLTLNNGEVLDGEALLIATGRKPNTGALNSAVTGVELDAQGFIKINDRFETTHSGIYAIGDVAKQPAFTHVSWEDYRRLKAILCGEHRTRNDRVLGYAVYTEPQVGRVGMTLEQAHKQGIAAREVTLPMAHIARSIKWGHDLGFYRMVIDTHTNLILGATLVRYETAELVHVFLSLMEAKATWQVLEQSVHIHPTYGEALPSLARLLVGDDMPTCPNM